One genomic window of Leptospira paudalimensis includes the following:
- a CDS encoding phospholipase D-like domain-containing protein: MKTGRDLKFVPFISVLCVWFVLNCHPSKSKLDLSAFLFPSPLSEIYFSYPGRNVSKEKKRNVRDVILSEIQKSKESIRMYLYSIDDYEIISALYAKKRAGVNIQIYGDKDEDYKELESFGFQVQRWEGSGIHHTKIILFDRNRMFLGTGNFTSHGLETDHNVYWTQNLKLPEYDALVTTLEGKNPLGTVKVGDLVYIFAPDAGFEIQTQILEAIDLAKESIQYLIYSHYDPVISLKLLEASKRGVRVEGIYNSPTQTNPEAIYLSKQLSFPSQIWEDGNVDFVYEENTYKGGLLHHKTMVIDKRDVYVGSYNYSVSARDKNKEVFVKMSHPLITKEFLHEWKRIETNAIPLSPTNLSLDTIDTLELHSFKLKRFYNPLYETNLFFQETGSFDSNSNAVAKPYQQSLGFAGIPKNNFLEKEWERFDWETIEPDPIWEMSEGTDITLHLQNYFLGTRVSLSNGEKIQSISLWDGNHPKELIPIDPNSIAVGRSNFRLGKNLWMWVRTEKRTISFCHTKLKNAIPRWMVFLLNRLQVKQNQSLVCSND; the protein is encoded by the coding sequence TTGAAAACGGGAAGAGATTTAAAGTTTGTTCCTTTCATTTCAGTTCTGTGTGTATGGTTTGTTTTGAATTGCCATCCGTCAAAATCAAAACTAGATTTATCTGCATTCTTATTTCCAAGTCCACTGAGTGAAATTTATTTCTCTTATCCCGGTCGGAATGTTTCAAAAGAAAAAAAGAGAAATGTAAGAGACGTGATCCTTTCAGAAATTCAAAAGTCGAAGGAATCAATTCGTATGTATTTATATTCGATTGATGACTATGAAATCATCTCAGCCCTGTATGCCAAAAAAAGAGCAGGAGTGAATATCCAAATTTATGGCGACAAAGATGAGGATTATAAGGAGTTAGAATCTTTTGGATTCCAAGTACAACGTTGGGAAGGTTCAGGGATTCACCATACAAAGATAATCTTATTCGATCGAAATAGAATGTTCCTGGGAACGGGAAATTTTACCTCGCATGGATTGGAGACAGATCATAATGTTTATTGGACCCAAAATCTGAAACTTCCAGAATACGATGCACTTGTCACCACGTTGGAAGGTAAAAATCCTCTGGGAACTGTAAAAGTAGGAGACTTAGTGTACATATTTGCACCTGACGCAGGGTTTGAAATCCAAACACAGATCCTTGAAGCAATTGATTTGGCAAAAGAATCCATCCAATATTTGATTTACTCACATTACGATCCAGTCATTAGTTTAAAGTTACTCGAGGCATCAAAACGAGGGGTTCGGGTAGAAGGAATTTATAACTCACCAACACAAACAAATCCAGAGGCAATTTATCTAAGCAAACAATTGTCTTTTCCATCCCAAATTTGGGAAGATGGAAATGTCGATTTTGTGTATGAAGAGAATACATACAAAGGCGGACTCTTACACCATAAAACAATGGTGATAGACAAAAGGGACGTTTATGTTGGGTCCTATAATTATTCTGTATCAGCAAGGGATAAGAACAAAGAAGTATTTGTCAAAATGAGTCACCCACTCATCACGAAAGAATTTTTACACGAATGGAAAAGGATCGAAACAAATGCCATCCCACTCTCACCGACCAATCTTTCTCTCGATACAATTGATACATTGGAGTTACATTCTTTTAAGTTAAAACGATTTTATAATCCTTTGTACGAAACAAATTTGTTTTTCCAGGAAACAGGTAGTTTTGATTCTAACTCGAATGCCGTAGCAAAACCTTACCAACAATCGTTAGGTTTCGCTGGAATTCCTAAAAATAATTTTTTGGAAAAGGAATGGGAAAGGTTTGATTGGGAAACGATCGAACCAGATCCTATTTGGGAAATGAGTGAAGGAACGGATATAACCTTACATTTACAAAATTACTTTCTTGGAACACGAGTGAGTCTTTCCAATGGAGAAAAAATCCAATCCATTTCCCTTTGGGACGGAAATCATCCGAAAGAATTGATTCCAATCGATCCTAACTCCATTGCAGTGGGAAGATCAAACTTTAGGTTGGGTAAAAATCTTTGGATGTGGGTTCGTACAGAAAAACGAACTATATCCTTTTGCCATACCAAACTAAAAAACGCCATTCCAAGATGGATGGTATTTTTGTTAAACCGTTTGCAGGTTAAACAGAATCAATCTTTGGTATGTTCTAATGACTAG
- a CDS encoding methyl-accepting chemotaxis protein, protein MIKFIIFGLEGFNYLIGFPILLSYIYFFTQWTSEELQIILISTGVVVIFIVTFAVSFYWIRFSPVTRIFNGTASNTDNHKAYFWLDHLEKVSMIDVIVRYSVGYLFVLGALLFYQKTKNFVLLSELAIGLGMTVAFTILFQSIFIGYVETKFNTKGILLSIRLDKNSRINTRKLSRNLGFQTVLSFFAAILLLFIINYRMNFKQELDLVNSSMQQSVMDSESLMRLTLVDFRDRLTVSIFTENKLKDQIVKRNLNGIRNVLNEIQLKSTNHAVEALFYYKPDDGIFISTNEYDRSKTGSIFYIEDGNLARLGPLRHTSIRSKISGDIVSPYTLPVYENNQFQGYVGGFLNIGKLSSFILGNLKIGTSGKVGFFDGDGTMVYFTDKREIGKNAKTMLVFDTPFQTQEALGFIDSTEDGTQKRIFFVKNPEFNYLIYCIFENSELYEKTLTSLMMTLGISILIVVIIGLVTVLVIESKLKPLERIKVRISEMVKGNLKSDFYDPSRDEIGSMANAMFEFQSKLRQIVNQTQSVSNELTNTSSEIYESMLTLSDAAQNQAASSEEISASIEEITAGIESVAQRTETQSFTLVSLMKKMTELNQVVSEIDKKFQIADVRVEEITNDAKKGESSLGEMKLSMDKIYQSSSEMTNVVEIIHTISEQINLLALNAAIEAARAGASGRGFAVVADEISKLADKTAKSIEDIEELIKQNEVEINQGQEKIDQSISILSETITGVNSINQMTKEIRMVVQKQIETNEEVNEGVSQIRELSEMIREATEEQKTAMMEISRSIAEINNHAQTTAISSDGTKSNSQNMNQLTESLRKEINYFHV, encoded by the coding sequence ATGATCAAATTTATAATTTTTGGTCTTGAAGGATTTAACTATTTAATTGGATTCCCGATTTTACTGTCATATATTTATTTTTTCACACAATGGACAAGTGAAGAACTTCAAATCATTCTAATTTCTACAGGCGTCGTCGTCATTTTCATTGTAACCTTTGCTGTTTCTTTTTATTGGATCCGTTTTTCACCCGTTACCAGAATCTTCAATGGAACCGCTTCCAACACAGACAACCACAAAGCTTACTTCTGGCTCGATCATTTAGAAAAAGTCTCGATGATTGATGTCATCGTCCGTTATTCCGTAGGGTATCTTTTTGTACTCGGAGCCCTTCTCTTTTACCAAAAGACCAAAAATTTTGTTCTACTCAGTGAACTTGCCATTGGGCTTGGAATGACAGTCGCCTTTACGATTTTGTTCCAATCAATTTTTATTGGGTATGTAGAAACTAAATTTAACACAAAAGGAATTTTACTTTCCATTCGGTTAGATAAAAACTCAAGGATCAATACAAGAAAGTTATCTAGGAATTTGGGATTTCAAACTGTACTTTCGTTTTTTGCTGCAATTTTATTACTATTTATCATCAACTACCGCATGAACTTCAAACAAGAGTTAGATCTTGTGAACTCAAGTATGCAACAATCCGTAATGGATTCTGAATCTCTCATGCGACTCACTTTAGTTGACTTTCGTGATCGACTTACTGTTTCCATTTTTACAGAGAACAAACTAAAAGACCAAATCGTGAAACGCAATCTAAATGGAATTCGAAATGTCCTAAACGAAATCCAATTAAAAAGCACAAACCACGCAGTTGAGGCATTGTTTTATTACAAACCCGATGATGGAATTTTTATATCTACGAATGAATATGATCGTTCCAAAACTGGATCCATTTTTTACATTGAAGATGGAAACTTGGCAAGGCTAGGGCCACTCAGACACACAAGCATACGTTCTAAAATTTCTGGAGATATCGTTTCTCCATACACCTTACCTGTCTACGAAAACAACCAATTCCAAGGTTACGTAGGAGGATTTCTCAACATAGGTAAATTATCTAGTTTTATCTTAGGAAATTTAAAAATTGGAACATCAGGAAAAGTTGGATTTTTTGATGGTGATGGAACCATGGTTTATTTCACCGACAAACGAGAGATTGGTAAAAACGCCAAAACAATGTTAGTTTTCGATACTCCCTTCCAAACCCAGGAAGCACTTGGGTTTATCGATTCCACAGAAGATGGAACTCAAAAAAGAATCTTTTTTGTTAAAAACCCGGAGTTCAATTATCTTATCTACTGCATTTTTGAAAATTCTGAATTGTATGAAAAAACATTAACAAGCCTTATGATGACACTTGGAATTTCGATTTTGATTGTTGTCATCATCGGACTTGTAACTGTACTTGTGATCGAATCCAAATTAAAACCATTAGAACGTATCAAAGTACGTATCAGTGAAATGGTAAAAGGAAATCTAAAATCAGATTTTTATGACCCGAGCCGAGATGAAATTGGAAGTATGGCAAATGCTATGTTTGAATTCCAATCCAAACTCCGCCAAATTGTCAACCAAACTCAATCGGTTTCCAATGAACTTACTAATACAAGTTCCGAAATTTACGAATCCATGTTAACCCTTTCGGATGCCGCACAAAACCAAGCAGCTAGTAGCGAAGAGATTTCTGCTTCCATTGAAGAAATCACTGCCGGGATTGAAAGTGTAGCACAACGTACGGAAACTCAATCCTTTACCCTAGTTTCTCTCATGAAAAAGATGACGGAACTCAACCAAGTTGTTTCCGAAATTGATAAAAAATTCCAAATTGCAGACGTACGTGTGGAAGAAATCACAAACGATGCAAAAAAAGGGGAATCATCGCTTGGTGAGATGAAACTTTCCATGGATAAAATTTACCAGTCATCTTCTGAGATGACAAATGTAGTGGAGATCATCCATACCATTTCCGAACAAATCAATTTACTCGCTCTAAATGCAGCCATAGAAGCGGCAAGGGCTGGTGCCAGTGGCCGCGGGTTTGCTGTTGTTGCTGATGAAATTTCCAAACTAGCTGACAAAACAGCAAAATCCATTGAAGACATCGAAGAACTCATCAAACAGAACGAAGTCGAAATCAACCAAGGCCAAGAAAAAATTGACCAATCCATTTCAATTTTAAGCGAAACCATTACGGGTGTGAATTCGATCAACCAAATGACAAAAGAAATCCGAATGGTTGTCCAAAAACAAATTGAGACCAACGAAGAGGTAAACGAAGGTGTCTCTCAAATCCGAGAACTTTCTGAAATGATCCGAGAAGCAACAGAAGAACAAAAAACAGCGATGATGGAAATTTCACGATCCATTGCCGAAATTAATAACCATGCCCAAACTACAGCGATTTCCAGTGATGGCACAAAATCCAATTCACAAAACATGAACCAACTAACAGAAAGTTTACGAAAAGAGATCAATTATTTCCATGTCTAA
- a CDS encoding LIC11755 family lipoprotein has product MKQFLLIIFGFVVSCSSQNQSPFYFYDDSLGEIPELFFEYGTKDSSLNLPDSNEIFHYENGIFCVYSIPVSLYKLELGAKFRICSKLDEESSKRWKTGFSLLKNQTSEYPTFLESRKGWNLSFTTFGKWKEKRKEIIPILEWKEQVFSTGLVTYQSFAIPHPIFLQKSNTECEVVYRSYSLPVSENQTPTIVFEIPCPHVEKILDLVLSQNQTWISSCEIDSPNISEIFRHSESDYIRYLEWENTKDKVICPYAETIEREKDGVTITFQSEDFRKRSRVMLPHGILLFSDHPKFQGINIPKQFLSQLGTKETIRFGESILYDTSFDFKQGGEYFAKQWRTTSCRDQKKLWESEKSFCGNPGLPNNLEQNMEPNTIPQCIPSQIQLTEFYPGNDSDPNFPFPAYFEFRNEGSSCDLSSLNWILNGDVYPFSAKEEVLKQNGIFLITKERWLGWNLLEREKPFYIPKQVFQVPPFFIQNRKTEESFSFQFDPNRFHLLRKGNQNRFSILVQEKEYPHPRMMSDPRLLSYGFQLSPGVHETNQIKLIGSSLLEFAQNPYPFLDFGFSEGEEGVGSFQSSEKKDYFYWKQSGRKMETFGYEPNLCNGENIYHLPSGFFGESFKSLMYTNKDTSNSDLLVWNETILKEKSYDGSRSLQPEIAPILFSSSMVSSIPCPGLWRSPGVEKTSSLEIVKLKDQAGYQTNSPLGNVGSIFFGNQRQKSAISVILFSNLQFHLDVTNVLFAHPEEQLYSYFTQPNLIKPVGFLEKKGPIQIEAVYPNPFLSQNEWVYVCNRSGNSEDLSLYLIEDETSTDDLVSFQSRFPNGTPTGKNGKGFITNDTVLPPSSCAWIVDPDGKDWYLPIFHSETDRLVTVVTTQTIGNGISSGEFLQLRKKSSGVSLLISSFGHKESPSNFRKTVSTGEYLWLKTNADGTSPDDFEVYREEN; this is encoded by the coding sequence GTGAAACAATTTTTACTCATCATCTTTGGGTTCGTAGTTTCTTGTTCTTCACAGAACCAATCTCCATTTTATTTTTATGATGATTCTTTAGGAGAGATTCCGGAATTATTTTTTGAATATGGAACGAAGGATTCTTCACTCAATTTGCCAGATTCAAATGAAATATTCCATTATGAAAATGGGATATTTTGTGTTTATTCCATTCCTGTCTCATTATACAAACTAGAATTAGGTGCAAAATTCAGAATTTGTTCCAAACTGGATGAAGAGAGTTCCAAACGTTGGAAAACAGGGTTTTCTCTCTTAAAAAATCAAACATCGGAATATCCAACATTTTTAGAATCCAGAAAGGGTTGGAATCTTTCGTTCACGACATTTGGGAAATGGAAAGAGAAACGAAAGGAGATTATACCTATTCTAGAGTGGAAGGAACAAGTGTTCTCAACAGGCCTTGTGACATACCAAAGTTTTGCAATCCCTCATCCCATTTTTTTGCAAAAATCAAATACAGAGTGTGAGGTTGTTTACCGTTCGTATTCTCTCCCTGTTTCAGAAAACCAAACCCCTACGATTGTATTCGAAATTCCATGCCCTCATGTGGAGAAGATTCTCGATTTGGTCTTAAGCCAGAACCAAACTTGGATTTCCAGTTGTGAGATTGATTCACCTAACATCTCTGAGATCTTCCGTCATTCAGAATCTGATTATATACGTTATTTGGAATGGGAGAACACAAAAGACAAGGTCATTTGTCCTTATGCGGAAACAATCGAGAGGGAAAAGGATGGAGTCACAATCACATTCCAATCGGAAGACTTTCGAAAACGTAGCCGTGTGATGTTACCACACGGAATTTTACTTTTTTCCGACCATCCAAAATTCCAAGGAATCAACATTCCCAAACAATTTTTATCACAACTGGGAACAAAGGAAACCATCCGATTTGGGGAATCGATTTTGTATGATACCTCGTTTGATTTCAAGCAAGGTGGGGAATATTTTGCAAAACAGTGGAGAACCACTTCTTGTCGTGACCAAAAAAAACTATGGGAAAGTGAAAAATCCTTTTGTGGGAATCCTGGTTTACCTAACAACCTAGAACAAAATATGGAACCAAATACAATCCCTCAGTGTATTCCAAGTCAAATCCAACTCACGGAATTTTATCCGGGAAATGATTCTGATCCAAACTTCCCTTTCCCTGCTTATTTTGAATTTCGAAATGAAGGAAGTTCTTGTGATTTATCCTCTTTGAATTGGATTTTGAACGGAGATGTTTATCCATTTTCAGCGAAAGAAGAAGTTCTAAAACAAAATGGAATCTTCTTAATCACTAAGGAACGTTGGTTAGGTTGGAATCTATTAGAAAGAGAAAAACCATTTTATATCCCCAAACAAGTGTTCCAAGTCCCTCCCTTTTTCATCCAAAATCGAAAAACAGAGGAGAGTTTTTCCTTCCAGTTTGATCCAAATCGTTTTCATTTGCTCCGGAAAGGAAACCAAAATCGTTTTTCCATCCTTGTCCAAGAGAAAGAATACCCTCATCCCCGAATGATGAGTGATCCAAGATTACTCAGTTATGGATTTCAGCTTAGCCCAGGTGTACACGAAACAAACCAAATCAAACTAATAGGCAGTTCCCTTCTAGAATTTGCACAAAATCCATATCCATTTCTTGACTTTGGATTTTCAGAAGGCGAAGAGGGGGTTGGTTCCTTTCAGTCGAGTGAAAAGAAAGACTATTTCTATTGGAAACAGAGTGGCAGAAAAATGGAAACGTTTGGATACGAACCAAACCTATGTAACGGTGAAAATATTTACCACTTACCTTCTGGTTTTTTTGGCGAATCGTTTAAATCTTTGATGTATACCAATAAGGACACATCTAACAGTGATTTGTTAGTCTGGAATGAAACTATTTTAAAAGAAAAATCATACGATGGTTCTCGTTCCCTTCAACCCGAAATAGCACCCATTCTTTTTTCATCTTCAATGGTAAGTTCGATTCCTTGTCCAGGATTGTGGAGGAGTCCAGGTGTCGAAAAAACTTCCAGTTTGGAAATTGTAAAATTAAAAGACCAAGCAGGTTACCAAACAAATTCACCGTTAGGAAACGTTGGTTCTATTTTTTTTGGAAACCAAAGACAGAAATCGGCAATCTCTGTGATACTATTCTCAAACTTACAGTTTCACTTAGATGTAACGAATGTTCTTTTTGCTCACCCTGAAGAACAATTGTATTCCTATTTCACACAACCTAATCTGATCAAACCTGTTGGATTTTTGGAGAAAAAAGGACCGATTCAAATTGAAGCTGTTTATCCGAATCCTTTTCTTTCACAGAATGAATGGGTCTATGTATGCAATCGTTCTGGAAACTCAGAAGATTTGAGTTTATATCTCATTGAGGATGAAACATCAACAGACGATTTGGTTTCTTTCCAATCCCGGTTCCCCAATGGAACACCAACTGGTAAAAATGGAAAAGGATTTATCACAAACGATACCGTGTTACCACCTTCCAGTTGTGCCTGGATTGTCGATCCTGATGGCAAAGATTGGTACTTACCGATCTTTCATTCCGAAACAGATCGATTGGTTACAGTTGTCACAACACAGACCATCGGAAATGGAATCTCATCTGGCGAATTTCTACAACTGAGAAAAAAGAGTAGTGGGGTATCCCTCCTCATTTCTTCCTTCGGACATAAGGAAAGTCCATCAAACTTTCGTAAAACGGTGAGTACAGGAGAATACCTTTGGTTAAAAACGAATGCAGATGGGACATCTCCAGATGACTTTGAAGTTTACCGTGAGGAAAATTGA
- a CDS encoding LA_2168 family protein, translated as MRVILYFLVLTSIPLTRVYGVGLEFGIYGYELFLKEKQIPKPLEVPNWDFQNQRWDHVFRNNAYLNRTSGESGFVGLKDKNNRNQIHWDLDAKLTTGPDTGLRNYYLGKNHFLGYQSKLFFLGVGRREHLFSPKSFSTQYDGSEGLFLEIKPETNLTFQFMIWDFYSGSLLLSKDQFHGLLRNESSSEFLTPEKKNDGFSRSHHRRHSFGIHYGESNSLRLGVHYLELGSFGPNTKDHPSETKKNSADGDSLFSGNFGFGIQFETLSFAFDFLWCKGSDRTRSQIAEKPGTIPIAGEAIQVGAEFRFGGFTVRSSHFLSDTAETNQNHQIVKEGYVSMGTHPSQTPYLSQIFRIFPSAAITESGYEKNFALIEGRAFGYLTELVISYQYQQVIVKLIGNYFVPYHENGLLDGRIHFQKRQFEKFFVAEGMLEVALKDEEGFELGVGLSQLYLPESMGISSNFGYVYGRYQI; from the coding sequence ATGCGAGTTATACTCTATTTTCTTGTTTTGACTTCTATTCCTTTGACAAGAGTGTATGGAGTTGGCCTTGAGTTTGGTATATATGGATACGAATTATTTTTAAAAGAAAAACAAATACCCAAACCTTTAGAAGTTCCCAATTGGGATTTTCAAAACCAAAGATGGGATCATGTATTTCGTAACAATGCTTATTTGAATCGAACCTCGGGAGAGTCTGGTTTTGTTGGCTTAAAGGATAAAAACAATCGAAACCAAATCCATTGGGACCTGGATGCCAAGCTCACTACAGGACCAGATACTGGATTACGAAATTATTACTTAGGAAAAAATCATTTCCTAGGTTACCAATCCAAATTGTTTTTTTTAGGTGTGGGCCGACGAGAACACTTGTTTTCACCTAAAAGTTTTTCCACTCAATATGATGGAAGTGAAGGTTTATTCCTAGAAATAAAACCTGAAACAAATCTTACGTTTCAATTTATGATTTGGGATTTTTATTCTGGATCGCTACTCCTCTCGAAAGACCAATTTCATGGTTTACTCCGTAATGAGAGTTCATCAGAATTTCTAACACCCGAAAAAAAGAATGATGGGTTTAGCCGTTCTCACCATAGGAGGCATAGTTTTGGAATCCATTATGGAGAATCTAATTCTTTACGACTTGGTGTTCACTACTTGGAACTAGGAAGTTTTGGGCCTAATACAAAAGACCATCCAAGTGAAACAAAGAAGAATTCTGCAGATGGGGATTCTCTCTTTTCTGGTAATTTTGGATTTGGAATACAATTCGAAACCTTATCCTTTGCGTTTGATTTTTTGTGGTGTAAGGGGAGTGACAGGACTCGTTCCCAAATTGCCGAGAAACCAGGAACCATTCCAATTGCGGGTGAGGCAATTCAAGTTGGAGCTGAATTTCGGTTTGGTGGATTTACAGTCAGAAGTTCTCATTTTCTCTCCGATACAGCAGAAACAAATCAAAACCATCAAATTGTAAAAGAGGGTTATGTATCGATGGGAACACACCCGAGTCAAACTCCCTATTTATCCCAGATCTTTCGAATTTTCCCATCGGCGGCCATCACTGAATCTGGGTATGAAAAAAACTTTGCCCTGATCGAAGGAAGAGCATTCGGGTATTTAACAGAATTGGTAATTTCTTACCAATACCAACAAGTCATTGTTAAGTTAATTGGAAATTATTTTGTGCCTTACCACGAGAATGGATTGTTGGATGGTCGGATCCATTTCCAAAAAAGACAATTTGAGAAATTTTTTGTGGCAGAAGGAATGTTGGAAGTGGCACTGAAAGATGAGGAAGGTTTTGAATTAGGAGTTGGGCTCTCTCAGTTGTATTTACCCGAATCCATGGGTATCAGTTCTAATTTTGGTTATGTCTATGGAAGGTACCAAATTTGA
- the uvrC gene encoding excinuclease ABC subunit UvrC has translation MKDALILKTIQEKIKNLGSLPGCYLWKNQLGQVIYVGKALKLQSRVRSYLNPNQKDRKTRALYVELYDLDWIATRTEKEALLLEATLIKKYNPKFNVRLKDDKKYPFLCVSTSEDYPMVFLTRKVKDNGDRYFGPFTDVKAARDTLELIHRIFPVRKTKLKLPLSKPQRPCLNFHMGRCLGPCQGNITKETYAELVDEILRFLEGKKDRLVADLKSAMLDASTKMEYERAGFLKQRIEKINQIREKQTVVSLDGGDEDILGISKRDDEGQIVILEVRGGRLEGKKSFPLTGLSFSDDEEAFNSFLRDYYLNVTILPSVVYLPTSAKGNHDVFLETILEKYGTSIKLKFPEMGPKKSLLRLAEKNAELSLTERILATKLRDQTVAMKELQEKLNLPTLPRTIECYDISHFQGSSPVASGVMFVEGKPFKSGYRHYKMRGYDGINDPGMIHEVIARRLSHLVNEEEPLPDLIVIDGGLTQLSRAAEAANALDLGHIPMVGLAKKREEIYFPGEKDPYSFDIHSPMMRLLRNLRDEAHRFGVTFQRLQRKKKALKSILDDIPDIGASRRKNILMYFQSKKKVTDATKEELENVQGIGPVLAEKIYNNIQSLKKIEPK, from the coding sequence ATGAAAGATGCCCTGATACTCAAAACCATCCAAGAAAAAATTAAAAACTTAGGCAGTTTACCAGGTTGTTATCTTTGGAAAAACCAATTGGGGCAAGTGATCTATGTAGGAAAAGCCTTGAAACTCCAATCACGAGTTAGGTCCTATCTCAACCCCAACCAAAAGGACAGAAAAACAAGAGCACTTTATGTAGAATTGTATGATTTAGATTGGATTGCAACAAGAACAGAAAAAGAAGCCTTATTACTCGAAGCGACACTCATCAAAAAATACAACCCTAAGTTCAATGTTAGGTTAAAGGATGATAAAAAATATCCCTTCTTATGTGTCTCCACAAGTGAAGACTATCCAATGGTCTTTTTGACAAGGAAGGTAAAAGACAATGGAGATAGGTATTTTGGACCATTTACGGATGTCAAAGCAGCAAGGGATACGTTAGAGCTTATCCATCGCATTTTTCCTGTTAGGAAAACGAAATTAAAACTTCCTCTTTCAAAACCACAAAGGCCATGCCTCAATTTTCATATGGGACGTTGCCTTGGGCCTTGCCAGGGAAATATCACAAAAGAAACATATGCCGAGTTAGTGGATGAGATCCTTCGGTTTTTAGAAGGTAAAAAAGATCGCCTAGTTGCCGATTTAAAATCAGCAATGTTAGATGCTTCCACCAAAATGGAATATGAACGAGCTGGATTTCTCAAACAAAGGATCGAAAAAATCAATCAAATTCGAGAAAAACAAACTGTTGTCAGTTTAGATGGTGGAGATGAAGATATTTTAGGGATTAGCAAAAGAGATGATGAAGGTCAGATTGTCATCCTCGAAGTGAGAGGGGGTAGGTTAGAAGGTAAAAAATCTTTCCCATTAACAGGACTTTCTTTTTCAGATGATGAAGAAGCTTTTAATTCTTTCCTACGTGATTATTATCTAAACGTCACTATATTGCCAAGTGTTGTGTACTTACCAACTTCGGCAAAAGGCAATCACGATGTATTTTTAGAAACAATTCTGGAGAAATACGGAACATCCATTAAATTAAAATTCCCTGAGATGGGTCCGAAAAAATCCTTACTTCGCCTAGCAGAAAAAAATGCAGAATTAAGTTTAACGGAAAGGATCCTTGCAACAAAACTCCGTGACCAAACAGTTGCCATGAAGGAACTACAAGAAAAGTTAAATTTACCAACTTTACCTAGGACAATTGAATGTTATGATATCTCTCATTTCCAAGGGAGTTCCCCTGTTGCCAGTGGTGTGATGTTTGTGGAAGGAAAACCTTTTAAATCCGGGTATCGGCATTATAAGATGAGAGGTTATGATGGGATCAACGATCCTGGTATGATCCATGAAGTGATTGCAAGAAGGTTAAGCCACTTGGTGAACGAAGAAGAACCACTCCCTGATTTGATTGTGATCGATGGAGGACTTACCCAATTATCACGTGCTGCAGAAGCGGCGAATGCACTGGATCTAGGCCATATTCCAATGGTAGGCCTTGCAAAAAAACGAGAAGAGATTTATTTTCCAGGGGAAAAAGACCCTTATAGTTTCGATATTCATTCACCCATGATGAGACTCCTTCGAAATCTACGTGACGAAGCCCACAGGTTTGGTGTTACCTTCCAAAGATTACAAAGGAAGAAAAAAGCACTCAAATCCATTTTGGATGATATCCCCGACATCGGAGCAAGTAGAAGGAAAAATATCCTAATGTATTTCCAATCGAAAAAGAAAGTCACTGATGCAACAAAGGAAGAATTGGAAAATGTACAGGGCATTGGTCCTGTTCTTGCTGAAAAAATTTATAATAACATTCAATCTTTAAAAAAAATAGAACCGAAATAA